One region of Myxococcales bacterium genomic DNA includes:
- a CDS encoding aldehyde dehydrogenase encodes MTVKIAINGFGRIGRAFFRQAEKENAFQIAAINDLASPACLAHLLKYDSVHGRFPGKVRAEIDRIVVNDREIPVFNVSQPRDLHWDRLGIWAVVEATGRLTRRADLEAHRAAGAEKVVLSANPCREDRNRIKAFVLGVNHADYRPASDHCLSNASCTTHCLAPVLMILDRHFGVRGGLVTTIHSYTRDQRLVDSPHEDLGRSRAAAVNMVPTTTGATEAIGLVLPGLEGRLQGLSVRVPTPNVSLADLNVVLDKTTGAKEINDLMGRYATGELRGILDLNVDPVVSMDFNGSTASATMDTLRTMVVDLNGEPGHLAKIMLWYDNETGYAARLVDLLKFMITLEKEEEHGNQIR; translated from the coding sequence ATGACCGTGAAAATCGCCATTAACGGCTTCGGCCGAATCGGGCGTGCGTTTTTCCGCCAGGCGGAAAAAGAAAACGCCTTTCAAATCGCCGCGATCAACGATCTGGCCTCTCCGGCCTGCCTGGCACATCTGCTTAAATACGATTCCGTCCATGGCCGTTTCCCGGGCAAGGTTCGCGCCGAAATCGACCGGATCGTCGTCAACGACCGTGAAATCCCGGTTTTCAATGTTTCACAACCCCGGGATCTCCATTGGGACCGCCTGGGTATCTGGGCAGTGGTGGAAGCGACCGGCCGGTTGACCCGCCGCGCCGACCTGGAGGCGCATCGCGCGGCCGGGGCCGAAAAAGTTGTGCTTTCGGCCAATCCGTGCCGTGAAGATCGCAATCGAATCAAAGCCTTTGTCCTGGGAGTGAATCACGCGGATTACCGGCCGGCGAGCGATCATTGCCTGTCCAATGCGAGTTGCACGACCCATTGCCTGGCGCCGGTTCTAATGATTCTGGACCGGCATTTCGGCGTCCGGGGAGGGCTGGTCACCACCATTCACAGCTATACCCGCGATCAACGGCTGGTGGACAGCCCGCACGAGGATCTCGGCCGGTCCCGCGCGGCGGCGGTCAATATGGTGCCTACCACTACCGGCGCGACCGAGGCGATCGGTCTGGTGCTGCCGGGCCTGGAAGGGCGCTTGCAGGGTTTATCGGTTCGCGTCCCGACGCCGAACGTCAGTCTGGCCGATTTAAATGTGGTCTTGGACAAGACAACCGGCGCGAAAGAGATTAATGATTTAATGGGTCGCTATGCCACGGGCGAGTTGCGCGGTATTTTAGACCTGAACGTCGATCCGGTCGTATCCATGGATTTCAACGGTTCGACGGCCAGCGCGACGATGGACACCTTGCGAACAATGGTCGTCGACCTCAACGGCGAACCTGGACATCTGGCAAAGATAATGCTGTGGTACGACAACGAGACGGGTTATGCCGCCCGTCTGGTTGACCTGCTCAAGTTCATGATCACACTGGAAAAGGAAGAGGAACATGGCAATCAAATACGTTGA
- a CDS encoding WD40 repeat domain-containing protein, whose protein sequence is MNKRLFAAFILTLLLSTSLFFTSCGDDDDNDDSNDNETDDDNDDNDDNGEAYAVIDADNASQVQLLQELSGHTGGIYTLGWSPDGAYLATAGADRDIRVWDAIAWTATVLTGHTGSVWGVSWSPDGARLASVDLDGNFYLWDIASAALNQNLTLEESAAYAVAWSLDGDTIAVGRIDGWISLFDVESGSFTDEFASNTTGGLSTEIISLRFSPDGATLASGGINYAIVLWNTANWEQLAEIRADTTARNDINGLAWSNDGQLLAAAGQDSYLRLWNTSTYTETLRMKHGDSWTRGIAWSLGNDVLVATGEIFPVDLFDAQSGAVLAQLTGHTSPVWAVDLSPDGRLVATGGGLYESTGGDTIVRIWGVPQN, encoded by the coding sequence ATGAATAAACGGCTTTTCGCGGCATTTATTCTGACTTTATTGCTGTCCACTTCCTTATTTTTCACCAGTTGCGGCGACGATGACGACAACGATGATTCAAACGATAACGAAACCGACGACGACAACGACGACAACGACGACAACGGTGAAGCCTATGCGGTAATCGACGCCGACAACGCGTCGCAGGTTCAATTGCTGCAGGAACTAAGCGGTCATACCGGAGGTATCTATACCCTCGGCTGGTCGCCCGATGGCGCCTATCTGGCGACGGCCGGCGCGGATCGCGACATTCGCGTCTGGGACGCGATCGCCTGGACCGCCACGGTTCTGACCGGGCATACCGGCAGCGTCTGGGGCGTTTCCTGGTCGCCCGACGGGGCGCGATTGGCCTCCGTCGATCTCGACGGCAATTTTTATCTTTGGGACATCGCCTCGGCGGCGCTCAACCAGAATTTGACACTCGAGGAATCCGCCGCTTACGCGGTGGCCTGGTCGCTGGATGGCGACACGATCGCGGTGGGACGGATCGACGGCTGGATCAGCCTTTTCGACGTGGAGTCCGGGTCCTTTACCGACGAATTCGCATCCAACACCACGGGCGGCCTTTCCACCGAAATCATTTCCCTGCGCTTCTCGCCCGACGGCGCGACGTTGGCCTCGGGAGGCATCAATTACGCCATCGTTTTATGGAATACGGCCAATTGGGAACAACTGGCGGAAATCCGGGCCGACACAACCGCGCGGAACGACATCAACGGTCTGGCCTGGTCAAACGATGGTCAATTGCTGGCCGCGGCGGGGCAGGACAGTTATCTCCGGCTTTGGAACACCTCCACCTACACCGAGACTTTGCGGATGAAACACGGCGATTCCTGGACCCGCGGAATTGCCTGGTCGCTGGGCAACGATGTGCTTGTCGCCACCGGCGAAATTTTTCCCGTTGATTTGTTCGACGCGCAAAGCGGGGCGGTCCTGGCGCAACTTACCGGCCACACTTCGCCGGTCTGGGCGGTCGACCTTTCTCCCGACGGGCGGTTGGTCGCCACGGGCGGCGGGCTTTATGAGTCGACGGGCGGCGACACGATCGTCCGGATTTGGGGCGTTCCGCAAAACTGA